The sequence ACGAGTTCGCCTTCCGGCTCCCCGTCGCGGTGATCAGCGAGATGCTGGGGGTTCCCGAGGGGGACCAGGTCTGGTTCCGCGCCGTGGCGGCGGACGTGATGATCGCCCTGGAAGGGCTCACCACGCTGTCCGAACTCGCCCGTGCGGACGCCGCGGTGGACGAACTGTCGGCGTACCTGGGTGAGCTGATCGACCGCCGCCGCCGTACCCCGTCGGACGACCTGGTCAGCGCGCTGGTCCAGGTGCGCGACAGCGACGGTGACCGGCTCAGCCAGGACGAGCTGATGGGCAATCTGACGTTGCTGCTGAACGCCGGGTTCGACACGACGACCCACCTGCTCGGCCACGGGGTGCTGCAGGCGCTCGAACGGCCCGAATTCCGCGCCCGGCTGTGCGTGGACCCGGACTTCACGGTCAACTACGTGGAGGAGACCCTGCGGTTCGAACCGCCGGTGCAGGCCACCAGCCGCTGGGCCGGGGCCGATGTGAACCTGATGGGCACGGAGGTGCCCGCCGGCACCAAGGTGCTGGTCCTCATGGCCGCCGGCAACCGGGACCCCCGCCGCTTCCCCCAGCCCGACCGCTTCGACCCGGACCGCCCGGACATCCAGCCGCTGAGCTTCGCCGGCGGCATCCACTACTGCGTGGGGGCGCCCCTCGCCCGGATGGAGGCCCAGGTGGCCCTGCCCATGCTGCTCCGCCGCTTCCCGAAGCTCGCCGTCGCCGGAACCCCCACCTTCCGCGCCCGGTGGCTCGCGCGCGGCCACAACTGGCTCCCGGTCTCGATCGGGTAGCGGCGCCGGCGCCACGCGTCCCGGTAACGCCCGTGCCCCCCGCGGCCGGGGACGCCGGGACGCGGCGCCGCCTGTCCGCGCGGCCGTACGTGAGGACCGCCGCGCGCCGCCCGGCGGGCGTGACCCGCGCCCGGCGCCGGACACGCCGCCGTCCCCCGGGGGCCGGCCGGACCGTTCCCGTACGGCCAAGCCGTTCCCGCGCGGCGCGGGGAATTCCCTCACCCCCGGGAATTCCCCGCGCCCCTCGACAGACGTACGGATCTCATGACGGCGGCGATCCGGAGAAACATCGCCTCCTCTCCCCGCGCCCCTGACCGCCCGGCGCCCGGCTGGCAGGAAAAGGCCACCGGAATGCCCGCTTGATGCACCTGACCAGCATGGCCTGCGGGACGTGAAGCGCGGATCGTTGTCTGTGCGAGAACAATCCATCGCCCTAGAAAAGGGTTAGAAATGTTGAACTCAATCAGTACGCCGGTCGATTTCACCATTGACGACCGTTTCCTCGGTCATGACGCCATCGATGTCACCGGTTACCTCGCGAGGCTGGGCGTGTCCCATCCGGGGCCGCCCTCCGTCGGCGCGCTGAGGTCGCTGCACCGGGCGCACGTCGAGCGGGTCGCCTACCAGACGGCCGACATCCACCTCGGCCGGCCGACGACGATCGCCCCGTCCGCCTCCGCCGACCGGATCGTGCGCCATGGATGGGGCGGCTACTGCATGCACCTCAACGGCGCCTTCTCGGCCCTGCTGGCGGCGCTCGGCTACCAGGTGCGCCGGCACCGGGGCGGCGTTCAGGTCGCCCACGGCCAGCCCGCGCCCGGCGCCGACGCCAACCACCTGGCGGTGACCGTCCACGGGCTGCCCGGCCCGGAGAACCCCGGCGGCTCCTGGCTCGTCGACGTCGGCCTCGGCGACGGGCTCCACGAGCCGCTGCCGCTGGCGGCCGGCACCTACCGGCAGGGCCCGTTCACCTACAGGCTGCGCCCCTCGCCGGTCGAGCCGCGGGGATGGCGCCTCGACCACGACCCGGACGGCAGCTTCGTCGCGATGGACTTCGTCGTCGAGCAGGCCACCATGGCCGACTTCACCGCCCGGCACGTCGAGCTGACGACCTCGCCCGCCTCCCGTTTCACCCGTGTCCTGACGGTCTACCGGCGTGACGCCACCGGCAGCGACATGATGCGCGGCTGCGTCCTGACCCGGGTCGGCGCCGACGCCGGCAGGTGGGAGCTGGGCGGCGCCGCCGAGTGGTACGCGACCCTCGCCGACCGCTTCGGGGTCATCCTCACCGATGTGCCGGATTCGGAGCGCATGGCGCTGTGGGAGCGGGTGCGCGCGGCGCATGACAGATGGCTGGCGTCACGGGCGCGGGCCCGGGAACGCGTGTAAGCGGGACGAAGGCTGACCTCACGGGCACCGGCCCGGGAACGCGTACGGGCCGGAAGGCGGCGTGTGCGCCTTCCGGCCCGATCGGGTGCTGTCCGGACGAGCCGGAACGCGGGTGCCGGGACGGTCTCGCGAGGGGGAACGGACCGTCCCGGCGGAGCGGTCAGCCGCCGGATCCCCGGCGGGCGACGCTCTGCGGTTCCCCGTCCCGGCGGCGCCGCGACGTCGCGAAGCGGCGCATGATCGGGCGTTCGACCAGGGAGAAGAGCAGCCAGGACAGCAGCAGGGTCACCCCGAAGAGCAGCACGACCATGCCGATCGCGAGCGGAGTGCTCAGGCCCTGGCTGTCGGCGAGCAACTTGTGGCCGTAGACCAGCACCAGGGCGTTCCACAGATAGAAGGCGTAGGACACTTCGCCCAGCCAGCCCATGATGCGGCCCGACAACCACGACGGGAGCTTCTTCACATCGGTGACGGCGGCGGCGGCGATGACGAGGCCGAGGGGAACGACCATGGTGGGGCCGAGGGAGTAACCTCCCGGGAGCAGCGGTGTCAGGGCGTACACGACCACGCCGAGCGCCACGGAACCACCGAGGCCGAACGGGAGCTTCCGGCCGGTCATGACCACGCGGGCCAGCAGGATGCCGAACACGAAGTCCAGCATCCGTACCGGCGGGAACGTGTAGATGAACCAGTGCGCGGTGTCCGTCACCGCCGGGGACGGGAACCGCATCTGGTACGGCAGCAGGCCGGCCACGACCGGGACGGCGAGGATGACCACCGCGACCCCGGCCGCCCAGGCCCAGAGCCGCTCCGGCCTGATCCGGCCGATGTAGCGCATCAGGAGCGGGAACATGAGGTAGAACAGCGCCTCACAGGCCAGCGACCAGGCAATGGGGTTGACGCTGAACCTGATGTCCATCTGCGGGAACCACGCGTGCAGCAGCAGGAAGTTGAGTATCCCGGCCTCGCTGCTGATGGCCTGCTGCGCCACCAGGGTGACGAGCAGGAAGGCGACGACGTAGGTGGCCACGTGACTCGGGTAGATCTTGAAGAACCGCCGCCGCCAGAACGCCGGCGCCCTGTCCTTGGTACGCACCGACCAGGCGAGGACGAAGCCGCTGAGCACGAAGAAGAAGCCCACCCCGACGAAGCCGAGCCGGCCGAAGAGCGTCTCCAGGACGACCTTGGCCTCCGGCGAGCCGAACATGTTCGCCAGCCACACGACGTGGAAGAAAAAGACCATCGCCGCGGCGATGAACCGCATTCCCGTCAGTGACGGCAGGCGGGGATTCTGGGTGACGGGCGCATTCTCGACCGGTTTCTCGATTTGTTTCGTTGACGCCACCATTGACGTACCTTCCCCATCTTGGGACCAATGAAGCGATGGGTCGACGCGGTATATCATGGCCGACGGCCGGGCATCCATCCCATCGCCTGACTTTGGCATCCCGCCGCCGCTCCGGGCATCTCCCGGATTGCGGTGTAAACCAATATGGGGAAATCCCGGAACGGCCCGGGCCATCGGCCGCGCCACGCGGACCGGACGCCGGCACGGGACGGCGTCGTCCCGTGCCGGCGTCCGCCGGGTGGCTGCGCGGGGGGCATGCCGTGCGCGTGCCGCCCGTCACGGTCCGCAGGAGGTGGACTATCGCCGGGCGGTCGCGAACTGGCCGGGGGAACGGCCCGCCCCGGCCGGCCCGCGGTAGGCCTGGGCGATGTCCAGCCACGCGTCGGCCTCGGCGCCGGAGGCGACGACCGCGAGGTCGTCGCGGTGCCGCCGCCTGGTCACGAGCAGGCAGAAGTCGACGGCGGGCCCGGAGACCCGCTCCGGCGAGTCCTCGGGGCCGAACGCCCACAGCTCCCCGGACGGGCCGGTGATCTCGAAGCGGAATTCGGTGGCCGGCGGGGTCAGGCCCCGCGACAGGTAGCCGAAGTCCCTGGTCAGCACGGCGAACACGACCAGGTGCTTGAGGCCGTCGGTCCGTTCCCGCTCCGCCCCGAGCGTGTCGGCGATGTCCTGCCCGTGGGCGAACGTCTCCATGATCCCGGCGCACGCGAGGATGATCGGCGGCAGCGGGTTGACCAGCCAGGGGACCGTCTGGCCTTCCGGCACGGCGGCGAGCGCCTTGACCGTGGCCGCGCGCTCGGCACGCCAGCGGGCCAGCAGCACCTCCGGCGGGTCGTCCTTGTAGTCGGCGAGCGCGGCGTTGACCGCCCCGTCGAAATCGTGCTCGGCCCCGGCGATCATGGCCTTGAACCTGTCGGCGTCGGAGGCCGCGGTCCCGGCCAGCCGGAAGATGAAGATCAGGTGGGCGATCTGGTCGGCGATCGTCCATCCGGTTGCGGGGGTGGGCAGCGCCCACTGCTCTGGGTCGAGACCGGCCACCAGGCGGTCGACGTCGTCACCCTCCCGGGTCAGGTCCCTGAGCACGTTGTCCAGGTCGCTCACACGCCTTGTCCTCTCACTTGGAGATCGAATGATTCGAGGCTGCAGAGCAATTCCCGGCGTGCCGGCCCGGTCGGCGGCGCGCGTGGAACAATGGACATCCCGCTCGCCGGCGGCACCACTGGAATGCGTTATACAAAGAATGCATCGGAGAAATGTCCCTGTCTTCTCCCTTTATGCCCTGTGGCCCCGGCATCCCGTGTTCACCGCGCGGCCGCCGACATATCCGGCGGGCGGCCCGCGCCGGCTCCGGCCGGCACCGCCGAAAGGCGGCGCCGGCGCTCCCGGGAAAAGCCTGCGCTTCCAGGAAAGGCCTGCGTTTCCGGGAAAAAGAGGGGCCGGCACCGCCGGAAGGCGGTCAGGAGAGCCGCGCGGCGACCGGGCAGCCATCCGGAGCCGTCTGGCGCGGGCCGTCGGGTCGGGCCGGCAGCACCCAGCTTCCGATCCGGCGCGCCGCGGCCAGGCTCGCCCACGAGGTGAGCTCGATGAGCGCCCGGTCGCCGGGCTCCGTGCGGCGGAACTCGTCGATGACCGGCTGGTCGACCTGGTAGGAGGCCATGGCCGTCAGCAGCGCCAGACGTCCCGCCGGGCGCTGGGCGGCCGGCAGGCCGGACACCGCGTCGGTGACCCAGG comes from Streptosporangium roseum DSM 43021 and encodes:
- a CDS encoding cytochrome P450; this encodes MTVYVMQPDEAIAAMVAPEGRLNPYPLYEAIRAHGDLVQVREGLIAAVGYAECSRALREPQFRVQDASSYDIVYPEWRSHSSLRGFTNSMLFTNPPDHARMRRLVTGAFTARRVAELRPAVERMTDQLLDRLAEIGADGSPMDLMNEFAFRLPVAVISEMLGVPEGDQVWFRAVAADVMIALEGLTTLSELARADAAVDELSAYLGELIDRRRRTPSDDLVSALVQVRDSDGDRLSQDELMGNLTLLLNAGFDTTTHLLGHGVLQALERPEFRARLCVDPDFTVNYVEETLRFEPPVQATSRWAGADVNLMGTEVPAGTKVLVLMAAGNRDPRRFPQPDRFDPDRPDIQPLSFAGGIHYCVGAPLARMEAQVALPMLLRRFPKLAVAGTPTFRARWLARGHNWLPVSIG
- a CDS encoding arylamine N-acetyltransferase family protein, with translation MLNSISTPVDFTIDDRFLGHDAIDVTGYLARLGVSHPGPPSVGALRSLHRAHVERVAYQTADIHLGRPTTIAPSASADRIVRHGWGGYCMHLNGAFSALLAALGYQVRRHRGGVQVAHGQPAPGADANHLAVTVHGLPGPENPGGSWLVDVGLGDGLHEPLPLAAGTYRQGPFTYRLRPSPVEPRGWRLDHDPDGSFVAMDFVVEQATMADFTARHVELTTSPASRFTRVLTVYRRDATGSDMMRGCVLTRVGADAGRWELGGAAEWYATLADRFGVILTDVPDSERMALWERVRAAHDRWLASRARARERV
- a CDS encoding TIGR03084 family metal-binding protein, which encodes MSDLDNVLRDLTREGDDVDRLVAGLDPEQWALPTPATGWTIADQIAHLIFIFRLAGTAASDADRFKAMIAGAEHDFDGAVNAALADYKDDPPEVLLARWRAERAATVKALAAVPEGQTVPWLVNPLPPIILACAGIMETFAHGQDIADTLGAERERTDGLKHLVVFAVLTRDFGYLSRGLTPPATEFRFEITGPSGELWAFGPEDSPERVSGPAVDFCLLVTRRRHRDDLAVVASGAEADAWLDIAQAYRGPAGAGRSPGQFATARR
- a CDS encoding acyltransferase family protein, which codes for MRFIAAAMVFFFHVVWLANMFGSPEAKVVLETLFGRLGFVGVGFFFVLSGFVLAWSVRTKDRAPAFWRRRFFKIYPSHVATYVVAFLLVTLVAQQAISSEAGILNFLLLHAWFPQMDIRFSVNPIAWSLACEALFYLMFPLLMRYIGRIRPERLWAWAAGVAVVILAVPVVAGLLPYQMRFPSPAVTDTAHWFIYTFPPVRMLDFVFGILLARVVMTGRKLPFGLGGSVALGVVVYALTPLLPGGYSLGPTMVVPLGLVIAAAAVTDVKKLPSWLSGRIMGWLGEVSYAFYLWNALVLVYGHKLLADSQGLSTPLAIGMVVLLFGVTLLLSWLLFSLVERPIMRRFATSRRRRDGEPQSVARRGSGG